From the genome of Pseudoxanthomonas sp.:
ACCCCGCGCAGTGCGTCCTGCTGGCCGATATCGGCGGCACCAACGCGCGCTTCGCGCTGGCCGACACCTCCGCCGACAACCCGTTCCTGGCTGACAGCACCCGGGAATACGTGGTGGCCGAGTTTCCTTCGCTGGCCGATGCGGCCAAGCACTACCTGGACGAAACCGGCTCCAAGGCCCGCAACGGCGTGTTTGCCGTGGCCGGCCGCGTGGATGGCGACGAAGCCCGCATCACCAATCACCCATGGGTGATCAAGGTGCCGCGCATGCGCAGCATGCTGGGCTTCGAAGGCATCAAGCTGATCAACGATTTCGCCGCCCAGGCCATGGCCGTGTCGCTGCTGGGGCCGGAAGACGTAGCCCAAGTCGGCCCGGCGCGCTGGAAGCCGGCACCGCTTTCCAAGAAGCGGACCTATGCCGTGATCGGCCCGGGCACCGGCCTGGGCGCTGGCGGCCTGCTGATCCGCGACGGCAAGCGCATCGCCCTGGAAACCGAAGGCGGCCATGTCAGTTTTCCGCCCGGCAATCCGGAAGAAATCGAGATCCTGCAACGCCTGTCGCGCCAGTTCGGCCGCGTCTCCAACGAGCGCCTGATCTGCGGCCCGGGCTTGGTCAACATCCACCGCGCGCTGAGCGAAATGGCCGGTGAAGACCCCGGTCCGCTGAAGCCATCGGACGTGACCTCGCGTGCGGCCGAAGGCGATGCCCGCTGCCTGCAGTCGCTGGACGTGTTCTTCGCCGTGTTCGGTGCGATTGCAGGCGACCTGGTGCTGACCCTGGGCGCCTGGGACGGTGTCTTCCTGTGTGGCGGCCTGGTCCCGCGCCTGCTGCCGCAGCTGCAGCGCTCGGGCTTTCGCCAGCGCTTCGAGCACAAGGGCCGTTTCTCGCCGGCGATGGGCAATATCCCGGTCCTGGCCAACCTGCATCCGCAGCCAGGCCTGCTCGGCGCGGCCGCCACGGCGGTGGAAACCTTCGGTGCGCCACGCGAAACCCAGGCCACGCCTGCGAAAGCTTGACTGGACTCGTATTGGTACTCTTCCGCCAGCCCACCTGGCGGGTTGGATCGCGTTAGAATCCGGCATAACGTCGCGTTGACGATGAACTGACCACCAACTGGTATTGCTAGTGGTCTCCTCAACGGAACACGCGACTTCCCTTCCTGATTCAGTCACAAGCTGCCAGCCAATGACCCTGCACCCGCGTATCGAAGCCGTCACCGACCGCATCCGTCGCCGCAGCGCGCAGCCGCGCCAGGCCTACCTGGACGGCATCGACGCCATCCTCAGCGCCGGCCCGCAGCGTACCCGCCTGAGCTGCGGCAACCTGGCCCACGCCTTCGCCGCCAGTGGTCCGACCGACAAGGGCCGGCTGCGTGCGGATGTGACGCCCAACCTGGGCATCATCACCGCCTACAACGACATGCTCTCGGCCCACCAGCCGTTCGAGGCCTATCCGGAAATCGTCCGCAAGGTGGCCCGTGAACTGGGCGCCACCGCGCAGGTGGCCGGCGGCGTGCCGGCCATGTGCGACGGCGTCACGCAGGGCCGCCCGGGCATGGAGCTTTCACTGTTCTCGCGCGACGTGATCGCCCAGTCCACGGCGATCTCGCTCAGCCACGACATGTTCGATGCCGCCCTGTACCTGGGCGTGTGCGACAAGATCGTGCCGGGCCTGCTGATCGGCGCACTGGCGTTCGGCCACCTGCCGGCGGTGTTCGTCGCCGCTGGCCCGATGACGCCCGGTATCCCGAACAAGGAAAAAGCCGCGGTGCGCGAACGCTACGCCGCTGGCGAGGCCACCCGCGAGGAACTGCTGGAAGCCGAGTCGGCCAGCTACCACGGCGCCGGCACCTGCACCTTCTACGGCACTGCCAATTCCAACCAGACCCTGCTCGAAGCGATGGGCCTGCAGCTGCCGGGCAGCTCGTTCGTCAATCCGGATACGCCGCTGCGCGATGCCCTGACCCGCGCCGCCGCCGAACGCGCCCTGCACATCACCGCGCTGGGCGAGGACTACCGCCCGATCGGCCACCTGATCGACGAACGCGCCATCGTCAATGCGATCGCCGCGCTGATGGCCACCGGCGGTTCGACCAACCACACCATCCACTGGGTGGCCGTGGCGCGTGCAGCCGGCATCATCCTGACCTGGGACGACATCGACGAGATCTCGCAGACCGTGCCGCTGCTGGCCCGTGTGTACCCGAACGGCGAGGCCGACGTGAACCGCTTCGCCGCGGCCGGCGGCACCCAGTACGTGTTCCGCGAACTGCTCGACGCCGGGATGATGCACGACATCCCGACCATCGTTTCCGGCGGCATGCGCGCGTTCTGCGACGAACCGCGCCTGAGCGAAGGCCGCCTGGCCTACGCACCGGGCATCACCAGCAGTGCCGATGAAGCCGTCGTGCGCCCCGTGTCCAACGCGTTCGAAGCCCAGGGTGGCCTGCGCCTGCTGCGCGGCAACCTGGGCCGTTCGCTGATCAAGACTTCGGCCGTGAAGCCCGAGTACCGCCGCATCCATGCACCGGCCGTGGTCGTGGACGATCCACGCAGCCTCAACAAGCTGCACGCCGCCGGCGTGTTGCCGCACGACTTCGTGGCGGTAGTGCGTTACCAGGGCCCGAAGGCCAACGGCATGCCGGAACTGCATTCGCTCGCCCCGCTGCTGGGCCTGCTGCAGAACCAGGGCCGGCGCGTGGCGCTGGTCACCGATGGCCGCCTGTCCGGCGCCTCGGGCAAGATCCCCGCCGCCATCCACATCACCCCCGAAGCTGCCGCCGGTGGCCCGCTGGCGCGCCTGCGCGAAGGCGACATGATCCTGCTCGATGCCGAAGCCGGCATCCTGGAAGCACAGGTCGATCCGGAAGAATGGAAGCTGCGCACCCTCGCTCCCGATACCGCCAGGCCCTCGCATGACATGGGCCGCAACCTGTTCGCGCTGAGCCGCGCACAGGTCACGCCTGCCGACCAGGGCGCGCTGTCGATCTCCTGCGGCCCGCCTTCGCCCGAACACGGCTGGGAAGTGGACGCCGAGTACGAGCTGGGCCACGTACCCGCTGCCGCAGGCGCGCCCCACGAATCCAAGGACGCCTGACCGGCGCCGCGCTGCTCTCTTTTTCCGCACAGGACACATCGATGACTCTCTCCAAGCGCCAGCAACAGACCGAAGCCCTCCTGTCCTCCGCCGGCATCCTGCCGGTGGTCGCCGTGGATACCCTGGACCAGGCCCGCGGCGTCGCCAACGCGCTGCTGGAAGGCGGCTTGCCGGTGATCGAACTGACCCTGCGCACGCCGATCGCGATGGAAGCGCTGGCCACGCTGAAGAAAGAGCTGCCTGGTTTCGCCATCGGCGCCGGCACGGTGCTGACCATCGAGCAGATCGACCAGTGCGTGGGCGCAGGCGCGGACTTCATCGTGACCCCGGGCACCCCGGCGCACATGGCCCACGCGCTGGCTGCCGCGCCGATCCCGGTCGTTCCCGGAGCGGCCTCGCCGACCGAACTGCTGACCCTGCTCAACCTGGGCTTCAACGTGTGCAAGCTGTTCCCGGCCACGGCCGTGGGCGGCCTGCAGATGATCAAGGGCCTGCACGGCCCCGTGCCGCAGCTCAAGCTGTGCCCCACCGGCGGCATCACCGAGGCGACCGCTGCCGAATACCTGTCCCAGCCGAACGTGGTCTGCATCGGCGGCTCGTGGATGGTGCCGAAAAACTGGATCCAGGCCGGCGACTGGACTTCGGTCCGCGACACCGCCGCGCGCGCGGCGCAGATCGTCAAGCAGGTCCGCGGCGGCTGATCCGAGCGCAGTCGCAGTACGAAAAAAGCCGCCCGAAGGGCGGCTTTTTTTTCGCGGATGACCGGGATTTACGAAACCGCTTCATGCATCGCCCGCTCAGCCATCGGCATCCCGCCCGCTCAGCGACGGCAAGCTCCGCGACAGCGGGAAGTTCCAGGGGAACGGCAGGTTGGACGGGATGTCGCCATAGCCACCAAGCCCGCCCGTGCCGTAGCTGGTGTCCAGCGACGAGGACGCACCTCTGATCTTGATCCGCACCGTCGGAGCGTAGGCACCACCGCGCCGCGTGCCGATGGCATCGATGAACGAGGTCACCAGGCCACCTGGCATCACGTAGTGCGAATAGGACTGGAAGGTGCGCGGATTCTGGTCCGGGTCCAGCGCGTACGGCTCGCCTACCGGGCTGTTGAGGTCGGTGGGATTGCCCAGCACCAGCCCGCTGCCCGCATTCATCGGCTGGAAGTCACTGCGGATGCCGTTGCCGACGAACCCCATGACCCCATCCGGCCCATCCATGCCCGCGGCGTAGGTCGAACGGTGGGTGATGGTGAACAGGTAACGCTTGCCATCCTTGAAATAGATCTGCGGACGTTCGGTCTGGTCGTTGACGCAGTTGGCCGACAGGATCGGCGGCAGGAATTTCCATCGCGTCAACGCACGATTGGTGGCCACGGCCAGGCCCACGTTGGCCATCTGGTACACCGCGCCGGAGTCCATCACCTCTTCCAGGTCCTCACGCTCGGGATCGTTGGCCGCATAGCCAAGGTCGGCCTCGGTACAGGCACGTGCGCCACGCTCGACCGCCGAATTCCCCTCGAACACCATGAAGACCTTGCCCGGGTGCGCAGGGTCCAGGAAGGGAAACGGATCGCGGAAGTTGTAGTACGGATTCTGCGCACCGGTCTGGTAGTACACGCCATCGGGTCGCAGCAACGCGAGATGGTCGTTGAAACCGGAGAACCAGACCCGGTTGCGGTTGGCCATGATCCGACCATCGGTCCTGGCGATGATCGCGGTTGACGGCGTGATGTCCTCGTCATTGGCATTGCGATTGAAGGCCAGCGCGGTGTAGTACACGCTGACCCTGCCATCCACGCCCAGCAGCCGCGCCGAGCCGGACCATTCCGCATTCTGCGACAGCGGTATGTTGCCGAAGATGCGCACGCTGGAGCCATCGGGAAACACGTGGCCGCCGTAGATCCAGCCGCCATCCCGCGGGCGCCAACGTGCCGGGATCCCCGCACGTCGATAGAAATAGCCGATGCGCGCATGCGTATGCCGGTCGTCGAAGCTGTAGCCACCACTCTGGTCGGCGGTGAGCGAGAAGATCACTTCCCAGCCGCGGAAGCTGATCTGGTTGGCGTTGAAGTCGGCCAGGGGCCAGGTGTCCCAGACCCAGACGCTCGAATTGGTCTGGGGGAAATCGGCCGGGATGTCGGGCATGGTCAGCCACGACGGCATCGAGTTCTGTCCGGTGGGGACGTTGAGATCGGACATGCCCTGGATCTGGCGTGCGTCGGCGCGCGTCCAGCGTGCGGTGAAGTTGCTTGCCGGATCATGAGCCTGCTGGCTATGGAACGTCGGCTCGGGAACACCTTGTGCGGAGACCGACTGCAAGGAAAACAAGGATGCGGTTACCAGCAACGCTGCGGAAACCACGCTGCAGAGCCGCGCCTTTTTCTTATCGTGACGATAGGACATGGCGGCTTCCTCGTGAGATGAATGCGTGCCCAACACAAGCCGGACACACGCGCACTGCTATCACTCGGAATCGCCTTCCACAAGCGAAATAAAAACTCTACTTCGGCCGTTACACGAGTTGTCACGCGCTGCTGAAATAGCTGAATTTTCAGCCCATTTTTCGCAATTAACTGCGCGCAGCGCTGGCATTTCAACCTAAACTTTTTCGCAAAATCACACCAGGGAACGCCGCGATGAAATGCATTGCCGCACGCCTGTTCCTGCTTTGCGCAAGTTGCTCCCTGCTGTGCGCCTGTTCCAGCCCTGGACAGCCGCCTGAACCGGGCACCCCGCAATGGCGCCCCGCCCTGCACTACACCCCAGCACGCAACTGGATGAACGACCCGAACGGGCTGGTGTTCTTCGAAGGCCGCTATCACCTGTTCTACCAATACAACCCGCAGGCGGCCGAATGGGGAAACATGTCCTGGGGCCATGCTTCCAGCGCTGACCTGCTGCACTGGACCGAACATCCCGTGGCAATGGCCAACACGCCGCAGGAAGACATCTTCTCCGGCTCGATCGTGCTCGATGCACACAACCGCTCGGGCTTGGGCAACGGCGATTCGCCGGTGCTGGTGGCGCTGTACACCAGCGTCTACAAGGAAGGCACCGGCCACGCGCCCGGCACCCAGGCACAGTCGCTGGCCTACAGCACCGATGGCGGCACGTCCTGGCACAAGTACGCTGCCAATCCAGTGCTCACCCTGGCCCCGGAATCCAAACAGTTCCGCGATCCCAAGGTCTTCTGGCATGCGCCATCGGACAGCTGGATCATGGCCACGGTCGTGGCCGATGCACAGGTGGTCAAGCTCTACCGCTCGCGCAACCTGCGCGACTGGGAATTCCTCAGCGACTTCGGCCCGACCGGCTACACCCGTCCCGGCATGCTCTGGGAAATGCCCGACCTGTTCCCGCTGCCGCTGGACGGCGATGCAGGCAAGGCCAAGTGGGTGATGATCGTCAACGTCAATCCATGGTCCATCGCCGGCGGTTCGGGCACCCAGTATTTCATCGGCCATTTCGACGGCACCAGGTTCGTGGCCGAGGACGTGGCCACGGCCGGCTCGGACCCGGCGCGTTACCGCTGGCTGGACCATGGCGCGGACTACTACGCAGCCGGCACCTTCGCCAACGCCCCCGCAGGCAAGGCCATCACGATCGGCTGGATGAGCAACTGGGACTATGCAAGCCAGGCGCCCACCCGGCCCTGGAAAGGCGCCATGGCGCTGCCACGCGAACTGTCCCTGCGTACGGTCGAAGGCGTGCCGCGGCTGGTCTCCACGCCGGTGGAGCAATACACCCGGCTGGTGGCGGCACACCAGGCCACGCAGTGGCCGGACATCACCCTGGACGGCGCCAGCCGCGACCTTGGCCCGCAGGCACGGGGTCAGGTGTTGGACATCGCACTGCGCCTGCATCCTTCGTCGGCGCAGCAACTGGGCATCGTGGTGCGCGCTTCAGCCGACGGCGCGCGCGGGACCAGGATCATCCTGGACCCGGCTGCGAAGACCCTCACCGTGGACCGCAGCGCGGCCGGCGAAAGCGGATTCTCGCCCAAGTTCAGCACGCGCCACATCGTGCACGTGCCGCTGTCCGGCGAAGGCGAACTGGCGCTGCACATCGTGGTCGACCGCGGTTCGGTGGAAGTCTTCGCCGCCGATGGCAGCGTGGTCGTCACCGACCTGATCTTCCCTGATCCCGCCGACGACCATGTGCGGCTGTTCGCGCAAGGCGGCCGCGCCGAGTTCCGCGGCCTGCAGGTCACCTCATTGCTGGCGGATGAGTGACCGCGCCTCAGGGCGCGGCCACCTGCACGTTCGCCGGCAGCGCGGTGACGCGCAGTTCGTTGCCATTCCATTTGGCCGGCTTGCCGCCGACCGTGGTCTTGCCCGGCACGCTGGCGTACGGCCATTGCAGCACCAGGCCGCCCTTGGGCAGCTTGATCCCGGTTGCCGGCACGTCCAGCTGCAGCGTTCCGGCATCGCGCTTGAGTGAATAGCCCAGCGGTCCATCCGGCGTGCGCAAGCCGGAGATGGCGATGCCCTGCCCGTCCAGCCACGCCGCCGGAATGCCTGCCGCCAGCACGATGCTGTCATCGCTCTCGCGGGTGTAGGCAAACATGTCCAGCGCGGTGCGGACGAAGTCCGAACCGACCCATGCGTGCGGCAGGTCGCCGACGAAGAAGGGTTTTCGCGGCGTGTGCGACACCACCTCGGCCCACTGGTTCCATGCCAGCGGCGTGCGATGACCGAAGAAGAACTGCACCGCGTCGTCGGCCCGCTCGCGCCAACCCAGCCGCACGAACGCAGCCACGTTGCGCCATTCGTAGGGCGTGTAGTCCTTCCACTCGCGCCTGCCGTCGGCACGCTTCTCGAAATCGGTCCAGTAACGTTCGAAGGTGTTGTTCAACAGCGGCTGCGGCAGGTTGGCCTGTTCGCCGGCCGGGGCCAGGCCGATCGTGGTCGAGGTCGAATCGAAATCGCCCAGCTCGGCCGAACCCGGCAGGAAATCCAGGTTGTGCTGCTTGGCCGCCAGCTTCAGCGAAGCCATCAGGTCGGCGTGGAACTGGTCGCGCGAGGCGGCCATGCGCCTGGCTTCGTCGGTCTTGCCCAGCAACCTGGCCAGTTCGACGGCGTCCTTGTACCCGCGCAACGCCCAGAAGTTGTCCCAGTACGAATGCACGGGCTTGGCCGAATAGCCCTCGTGGCTGATCGACACCGGCATCATCCCGTAGAAGGCCGGATTCTTCGCGCGATTGGCCTCGGTGCGCTCGGACAGGCGCAGCTTCTCCATGTAGCGGTACGCGCCCTCCACGTGCGGCCACATGCGCTGCACGAAGGCCTTGTCGCCGGTATAGCGCCAGTAATCGGCCACCGCGAAGATCAGCTCGCCGTGGCTGTCGTTTTCCGGCACCGGATCGCTGCCGCGACGGTCCACGCAACACGGCACCATGCCGTCCTTGAACTGGTATGGCGCGTACCAGTCGATGTACTCGCGCACGACCTCCGGCCGGCCCATGCGCAGCAGGCCTTCGGAAATCATCGCGCCATCGCGGATCCAGCTGCGGTTGTACGAGCGCGTGCCCGGCTGCAAGCGCGGTCCGACACGCGAGATCAGCATGTGCGCGGTCGACGTGCGCAAGGTATCCACCAACGGCTGGCCAGCAGCCGGCACGGTGAACCTCACCCGGTCCA
Proteins encoded in this window:
- the eda gene encoding bifunctional 4-hydroxy-2-oxoglutarate aldolase/2-dehydro-3-deoxy-phosphogluconate aldolase, whose amino-acid sequence is MTLSKRQQQTEALLSSAGILPVVAVDTLDQARGVANALLEGGLPVIELTLRTPIAMEALATLKKELPGFAIGAGTVLTIEQIDQCVGAGADFIVTPGTPAHMAHALAAAPIPVVPGAASPTELLTLLNLGFNVCKLFPATAVGGLQMIKGLHGPVPQLKLCPTGGITEATAAEYLSQPNVVCIGGSWMVPKNWIQAGDWTSVRDTAARAAQIVKQVRGG
- the edd gene encoding phosphogluconate dehydratase; translation: MTLHPRIEAVTDRIRRRSAQPRQAYLDGIDAILSAGPQRTRLSCGNLAHAFAASGPTDKGRLRADVTPNLGIITAYNDMLSAHQPFEAYPEIVRKVARELGATAQVAGGVPAMCDGVTQGRPGMELSLFSRDVIAQSTAISLSHDMFDAALYLGVCDKIVPGLLIGALAFGHLPAVFVAAGPMTPGIPNKEKAAVRERYAAGEATREELLEAESASYHGAGTCTFYGTANSNQTLLEAMGLQLPGSSFVNPDTPLRDALTRAAAERALHITALGEDYRPIGHLIDERAIVNAIAALMATGGSTNHTIHWVAVARAAGIILTWDDIDEISQTVPLLARVYPNGEADVNRFAAAGGTQYVFRELLDAGMMHDIPTIVSGGMRAFCDEPRLSEGRLAYAPGITSSADEAVVRPVSNAFEAQGGLRLLRGNLGRSLIKTSAVKPEYRRIHAPAVVVDDPRSLNKLHAAGVLPHDFVAVVRYQGPKANGMPELHSLAPLLGLLQNQGRRVALVTDGRLSGASGKIPAAIHITPEAAAGGPLARLREGDMILLDAEAGILEAQVDPEEWKLRTLAPDTARPSHDMGRNLFALSRAQVTPADQGALSISCGPPSPEHGWEVDAEYELGHVPAAAGAPHESKDA
- a CDS encoding glycoside hydrolase family 32 protein → MNDPNGLVFFEGRYHLFYQYNPQAAEWGNMSWGHASSADLLHWTEHPVAMANTPQEDIFSGSIVLDAHNRSGLGNGDSPVLVALYTSVYKEGTGHAPGTQAQSLAYSTDGGTSWHKYAANPVLTLAPESKQFRDPKVFWHAPSDSWIMATVVADAQVVKLYRSRNLRDWEFLSDFGPTGYTRPGMLWEMPDLFPLPLDGDAGKAKWVMIVNVNPWSIAGGSGTQYFIGHFDGTRFVAEDVATAGSDPARYRWLDHGADYYAAGTFANAPAGKAITIGWMSNWDYASQAPTRPWKGAMALPRELSLRTVEGVPRLVSTPVEQYTRLVAAHQATQWPDITLDGASRDLGPQARGQVLDIALRLHPSSAQQLGIVVRASADGARGTRIILDPAAKTLTVDRSAAGESGFSPKFSTRHIVHVPLSGEGELALHIVVDRGSVEVFAADGSVVVTDLIFPDPADDHVRLFAQGGRAEFRGLQVTSLLADE
- a CDS encoding glycoside hydrolase family 68 protein, coding for MSYRHDKKKARLCSVVSAALLVTASLFSLQSVSAQGVPEPTFHSQQAHDPASNFTARWTRADARQIQGMSDLNVPTGQNSMPSWLTMPDIPADFPQTNSSVWVWDTWPLADFNANQISFRGWEVIFSLTADQSGGYSFDDRHTHARIGYFYRRAGIPARWRPRDGGWIYGGHVFPDGSSVRIFGNIPLSQNAEWSGSARLLGVDGRVSVYYTALAFNRNANDEDITPSTAIIARTDGRIMANRNRVWFSGFNDHLALLRPDGVYYQTGAQNPYYNFRDPFPFLDPAHPGKVFMVFEGNSAVERGARACTEADLGYAANDPEREDLEEVMDSGAVYQMANVGLAVATNRALTRWKFLPPILSANCVNDQTERPQIYFKDGKRYLFTITHRSTYAAGMDGPDGVMGFVGNGIRSDFQPMNAGSGLVLGNPTDLNSPVGEPYALDPDQNPRTFQSYSHYVMPGGLVTSFIDAIGTRRGGAYAPTVRIKIRGASSSLDTSYGTGGLGGYGDIPSNLPFPWNFPLSRSLPSLSGRDADG
- the glk gene encoding glucokinase — its product is MTSPDPAQCVLLADIGGTNARFALADTSADNPFLADSTREYVVAEFPSLADAAKHYLDETGSKARNGVFAVAGRVDGDEARITNHPWVIKVPRMRSMLGFEGIKLINDFAAQAMAVSLLGPEDVAQVGPARWKPAPLSKKRTYAVIGPGTGLGAGGLLIRDGKRIALETEGGHVSFPPGNPEEIEILQRLSRQFGRVSNERLICGPGLVNIHRALSEMAGEDPGPLKPSDVTSRAAEGDARCLQSLDVFFAVFGAIAGDLVLTLGAWDGVFLCGGLVPRLLPQLQRSGFRQRFEHKGRFSPAMGNIPVLANLHPQPGLLGAAATAVETFGAPRETQATPAKA